In Sphingomonas sp. Leaf357, a single genomic region encodes these proteins:
- the tolB gene encoding Tol-Pal system beta propeller repeat protein TolB, whose translation MMHQFRFSALAFALCLAGTAQAQAQTPPAPVPAPQGQTPPAGADQSGELVVDVVGGISAPLGIAIPPMPAAAVTDTAAGRTDELGRQLAQIVTTDLRNSGLFNPAGAQAMKPVEFGEVTAPVFDYWAGAHVSALVQGFVRGNSDGTLTVGCYLYDVFSRAELARQGFVVQPSDWRRAGHKCADMVYAKLTGEGPYFDSRMVYVSETGPKGKRIKRLAIMDQDGANHRFLTNGQSIVLTPRFAPNQQSIVYMSYLNERPAIYVYDIGSGAQRLLVNNPSLTFAPRVSPDGKWVLFSMAVAGNTDLYRVPMSGGSPQRLTESPGIDTGGSYSPDGRRIVFESDRSGGQQLYTMNADGTDQQRISFGGGRYATPVWSPRGDLIAFTKLSGNFRIGIMSPSGGGEKLLTNDWQDEGPSWSPNGRVLSFYRQGQGGGGKADLWSVDLTGVNERKIPTPLDGSDPGWGPLRP comes from the coding sequence ATGATGCACCAATTCCGCTTCTCGGCGCTGGCCTTCGCGCTCTGCCTGGCAGGCACGGCCCAAGCCCAAGCCCAGACCCCGCCGGCTCCCGTACCCGCCCCGCAGGGGCAGACGCCGCCGGCCGGCGCGGACCAGTCCGGCGAACTGGTCGTCGACGTCGTCGGCGGCATCTCCGCGCCGCTCGGCATCGCCATCCCGCCGATGCCGGCGGCGGCGGTGACCGATACGGCGGCGGGTCGCACCGATGAACTCGGCCGGCAGCTCGCGCAGATCGTCACCACCGATCTCAGGAATTCCGGCCTGTTCAACCCCGCCGGCGCGCAGGCGATGAAGCCCGTCGAGTTCGGCGAAGTCACCGCGCCCGTCTTCGATTACTGGGCCGGCGCGCATGTCTCGGCGCTGGTACAGGGCTTCGTGCGCGGCAATAGCGACGGCACGCTGACCGTCGGCTGCTATCTCTACGACGTCTTCTCGCGCGCCGAACTCGCGCGGCAGGGCTTCGTCGTGCAGCCGTCCGATTGGCGTCGGGCGGGCCATAAATGCGCCGACATGGTCTATGCCAAGCTGACCGGCGAAGGCCCGTATTTCGACAGCCGCATGGTCTATGTCTCGGAGACCGGCCCCAAGGGCAAGCGCATCAAGCGGCTCGCGATCATGGACCAGGACGGTGCCAATCACCGTTTCCTGACCAACGGCCAGTCGATCGTGCTGACGCCGCGCTTCGCCCCGAACCAGCAGTCGATCGTCTATATGAGCTATCTCAACGAACGCCCGGCGATCTACGTCTACGATATCGGCTCGGGCGCGCAGCGTCTGCTGGTCAACAATCCCAGCCTGACCTTCGCGCCGCGCGTCTCGCCGGACGGCAAATGGGTGCTCTTCTCGATGGCGGTGGCCGGCAATACCGATCTGTACCGCGTCCCCATGTCGGGTGGATCGCCGCAGCGCCTGACCGAATCGCCCGGCATCGATACCGGCGGCAGCTATTCGCCCGACGGCCGCCGCATCGTGTTCGAAAGCGACCGCTCCGGCGGGCAGCAGCTGTATACGATGAACGCCGATGGCACCGATCAGCAGCGCATCTCGTTCGGCGGCGGGCGCTATGCCACCCCGGTGTGGAGCCCGCGCGGCGACCTGATCGCCTTTACCAAGCTGTCCGGGAATTTCCGCATCGGCATCATGAGCCCGAGCGGCGGCGGCGAGAAACTGCTCACCAACGACTGGCAGGATGAAGGCCCGAGCTGGTCGCCCAACGGCCGCGTCCTGAGCTTTTATCGCCAGGGGCAGGGCGGCGGCGGCAAGGCCGATCTGTGGTCGGTCGACCTGACCGGCGTCAACGAGCGCAAGATTCCGACGCCGCTCGATGGGTCCGATCCGGGCTGGGGACCGTTACGCCCCTGA
- the pal gene encoding peptidoglycan-associated lipoprotein Pal, whose protein sequence is MAKLTTTLLLATALLATAACTKKRPAVLPPAPGETTQVPATGADTVRPGSRADFERSVTSNTINFGLDQYDIDPRAREILDSQSQWLARYPNVAVTLEGHADERGTREYNLALGDRRANATKNYLAARGVNPARISTISYGKERPIALGSDEASWAQNRRAVTIVVN, encoded by the coding sequence ATGGCAAAACTGACCACCACGCTCTTGCTGGCGACAGCATTGCTCGCCACCGCGGCCTGCACCAAGAAGCGGCCCGCCGTGCTGCCCCCGGCACCGGGCGAGACCACCCAGGTGCCCGCCACCGGCGCGGATACCGTGCGCCCCGGCTCGCGCGCCGATTTCGAACGCTCGGTCACCAGCAACACGATCAATTTCGGGCTCGACCAGTACGATATCGATCCGCGCGCGCGTGAGATCCTCGACAGCCAGTCGCAATGGCTCGCGCGTTATCCCAACGTGGCCGTCACGCTGGAGGGCCATGCCGACGAGCGCGGCACGCGCGAATACAATCTCGCGCTCGGCGATCGCCGCGCCAACGCGACCAAGAACTATCTCGCGGCTCGCGGCGTGAACCCGGCGCGCATCTCGACGATCAGCTACGGCAAGGAGCGCCCGATCGCGCTGGGTTCCGACGAAGCCAGCTGGGCGCAGAACCGTCGCGCGGTGACGATCGTCGTCAACTGA
- a CDS encoding SPFH domain-containing protein, producing the protein MTDRLSGDRAITRSAERPAHTSSGYLMLAVLVAAVLGGLGSGALIDANPALGGTIIVVCALVFLFVSCGFYMQQPNQATAITLFGAYQGTDRNTGLRWLLPWLGRKKVSLRANNMISERLKVNDLRGNPIEIAAQVVWRVTDTAQALFDIDDYKAFVIVQIEAAVRTIGARYPYDDYEHQEVTLRGNHDQVGVELRQELIARLVTAGLTVDECGFTHLAYAQEIAGAMLRRQQAQAVVAARQTLVEGAVGMVEMALTLLSEKNVVELDDERRAAMVSNLMVVLCGDRDAQPVVNAGTLYQ; encoded by the coding sequence ATGACCGACAGATTATCCGGGGACCGTGCGATCACCCGTTCGGCTGAGCGACCGGCACATACGTCGAGCGGCTATCTCATGCTGGCGGTGCTGGTCGCAGCCGTCTTGGGCGGCCTTGGCAGCGGCGCGCTGATCGATGCGAACCCGGCGCTCGGCGGCACCATCATCGTCGTCTGCGCACTCGTCTTCCTGTTCGTCTCCTGCGGTTTCTACATGCAGCAACCCAATCAGGCGACCGCGATCACGCTGTTCGGTGCCTATCAGGGTACCGATCGCAACACCGGCCTGCGCTGGCTGTTGCCCTGGCTCGGGCGCAAGAAGGTATCGCTGCGCGCCAACAACATGATCTCGGAACGCCTGAAGGTGAACGACCTGCGCGGCAATCCGATCGAGATCGCCGCGCAGGTCGTGTGGCGTGTGACCGACACCGCGCAGGCGCTGTTCGACATCGACGACTACAAGGCGTTCGTGATCGTGCAGATCGAGGCGGCGGTGCGCACGATCGGTGCGCGCTACCCCTATGACGATTACGAGCATCAGGAGGTCACGCTGCGCGGCAACCACGATCAGGTCGGGGTGGAACTGCGCCAGGAATTGATCGCGCGATTGGTGACTGCGGGGCTGACGGTCGACGAATGCGGCTTTACCCATCTCGCTTATGCGCAGGAGATCGCCGGCGCGATGCTGCGGCGGCAACAGGCGCAGGCGGTGGTCGCGGCGCGCCAGACCCTGGTCGAGGGCGCGGTCGGAATGGTCGAGATGGCGCTGACCCTGCTCAGCGAGAAGAACGTGGTCGAACTGGACGACGAACGCCGCGCGGCGATGGTCTCGAACCTGATGGTCGTGCTGTGCGGCGACCGCGATGCGCAGCCGGTGGTGAATGCGGGTACGCTGTATCAATAG
- a CDS encoding S1/P1 nuclease: MTRILSALFALLAVTLAAPASAYWEYGHETVGEIAYRNIRPETRRAVDALLRQSKLLETQGCPARTIEQASVWADCIKTLGPRFSYAYSWHYQNVNICKPFDLKGPCKDGNCVSAQIERDVKLLKDRKVPVRERVQALAFLIHFVGDLHQPLHAGDRGDLGGNQVSAAYGDYAPEKLNLHSIWDGYLAERAISTPPSPVRVYSAAEKTEMQAGSVEDWSRESWQVAHDVAYASALGGDACGPVPKRAKLDQATIARIVPVAKLEVERGGLRLAKLLDEALR, from the coding sequence ATGACTCGTATCCTCTCCGCGTTGTTCGCCCTCCTAGCCGTCACCCTTGCCGCCCCGGCCTCGGCCTATTGGGAATATGGCCACGAAACGGTCGGCGAGATCGCCTATCGCAACATCAGGCCCGAGACTCGGCGAGCGGTCGATGCATTGCTGCGGCAGTCGAAGCTGCTCGAGACGCAGGGCTGCCCGGCGCGGACGATCGAACAGGCGTCGGTGTGGGCGGATTGCATCAAGACGCTCGGGCCACGCTTCAGCTATGCCTATAGCTGGCACTATCAGAACGTGAACATCTGCAAGCCGTTCGACCTCAAGGGGCCGTGCAAGGACGGCAATTGCGTGTCGGCGCAGATCGAGCGCGACGTTAAGCTGCTGAAGGACAGAAAGGTGCCGGTGCGCGAGCGCGTGCAGGCGCTGGCCTTCCTGATCCATTTCGTCGGCGATCTGCATCAGCCTCTGCATGCCGGAGATCGGGGCGATCTGGGCGGCAACCAGGTGAGCGCGGCCTATGGCGATTACGCGCCGGAAAAACTGAACCTGCACTCGATCTGGGACGGTTATCTGGCGGAGCGCGCCATTTCCACCCCGCCGTCGCCGGTGCGGGTATATTCGGCGGCGGAAAAGACCGAGATGCAAGCCGGCAGCGTCGAGGATTGGAGCCGCGAAAGCTGGCAGGTAGCGCATGACGTGGCCTATGCGAGCGCGCTCGGCGGCGATGCGTGCGGGCCGGTGCCGAAGCGCGCGAAACTGGACCAGGCGACGATCGCGCGGATCGTTCCGGTGGCCAAGCTTGAGGTCGAGCGGGGCGGGCTGCGTTTGGCGAAGCTGCTGGACGAGGCGCTGCGCTGA